A genomic segment from Desulfonatronum lacustre DSM 10312 encodes:
- a CDS encoding ferritin-like domain-containing protein, which yields MESATLSASKEERRAKVIEVLNKARAMELHAITQYMNQHYGLDDMDYGELAANQKLIAIDEMRHAEMFAERIKELGGEPTTDPAAKTQKNQDMETIFTFDADLEDNTVDVYNQFLLVCRENGDSISMKLFEQIIDEEQAHFSHFDNVAGHIKNLGNVYLSKIAGTSASTGGFGKGFVINQGAA from the coding sequence ATGGAAAGCGCGACCCTTTCAGCAAGCAAGGAAGAACGCAGGGCCAAAGTGATCGAGGTCCTGAACAAGGCCCGGGCCATGGAACTGCACGCCATTACCCAGTACATGAACCAGCATTACGGCCTGGACGACATGGACTACGGAGAACTGGCCGCCAACCAGAAACTCATCGCCATCGACGAAATGCGCCATGCCGAGATGTTCGCGGAGCGGATCAAGGAACTGGGCGGAGAACCCACCACCGATCCCGCGGCCAAAACCCAGAAGAATCAGGACATGGAAACCATCTTCACTTTTGACGCCGATCTGGAAGACAACACCGTGGACGTTTACAACCAATTTCTGCTGGTCTGCCGGGAAAACGGCGACAGCATCAGCATGAAGCTCTTCGAGCAGATCATCGACGAGGAACAGGCCCACTTCAGCCACTTCGACAACGTGGCCGGCCACATCAAGAACCTGGGCAACGTCTACCTCTCCAAAATCGCCGGCACCTCCGCCTCCACCGGCGGATTCGGCAAGGGCTTCGTCATCAATCAGGGCGCGGCCTGA